The Lates calcarifer isolate ASB-BC8 linkage group LG19, TLL_Latcal_v3, whole genome shotgun sequence genomic interval GGCTGCTACGTCTAATTGTGGAGTTTGTCCATCACCTGCAGAACATCATCCAGGATCGAAGGGCCCAGGTCGAGGCTGAATGAAAAGCCACTGTCCTCGTCCATTTGCTGTCCAGCAGTTTTGTCACAGATTTCTGTGAAGTCTCCATCCTTGTCTGAACTCACGCTCCCCCGACCAAGGCTGTGACTCTGATAATAAGCAGCATTATGCCCCCTTTGGCACCCATCCTCCTTTTCCATTTGTCCTTCTCCATCTTCACTGTCCAGCAGTGGCATAGAgttacatttctttctcttctggGAGGTGTTGTGCTTGTGGCCGACAGACCAGTCGGGGCTCTCCGAACCCTCTGTCTCATCCAGGTTCAGACGAGGGGGTTTCGGCGGTGGAGAGCAGGCCATGAAGAGGTTCTGC includes:
- the LOC108892456 gene encoding cdc42 effector protein 3-like encodes the protein MPLRTSSYRKPSSGRWPSRNSKRREVLSVNMISLPLADFRHITHIGNDAHTDSFGDLSFLKMGHSLLLQSSQSEQNLFMACSPPPKPPRLNLDETEGSESPDWSVGHKHNTSQKRKKCNSMPLLDSEDGEGQMEKEDGCQRGHNAAYYQSHSLGRGSVSSDKDGDFTEICDKTAGQQMDEDSGFSFSLDLGPSILDDVLQVMDKLHN